Proteins encoded within one genomic window of Manis pentadactyla isolate mManPen7 chromosome 4, mManPen7.hap1, whole genome shotgun sequence:
- the LRRC3C gene encoding leucine-rich repeat-containing protein 3C: MAVPWSSTPGQCQPVAMLQSAGHLLSLLLVIGTGGSMPSPRAPPQGCYVAEEAGERTFRCSQAGLSSVPTGIPNDTRKLYLDANQLASVPAGAFQHLPVLEELDLSHNVLAHLSGAAFQGLEGTLHHLDLSANQLASVPVGAFVGLQIQVNLSSNPWRCDCALQEVLRQVRLAPGTGTGIVCGPGARPDLVGQEFLPLAGEEELCGAGRGGARRSTDVALLVTMGGWLALVVAYLVHYMWQNREETRRPLKQAPVLPVCSEDPSTLSTVV; encoded by the coding sequence GTCCTCCACTCCAGGACAATGCCAACCTGTGGCCATGCTCCAATCAGCTGGTCACCTGCTGTCCCTCCTGCTGGTAATAGGCACAGGGGGCAGCATGCCTAGCCCCCGGGCACCTCCCCAGGGCTGCTATGTGGCAGAAGAAGCTGGTGAACGGACGTTCCGCTGCAGCCAGGCAGGCCTGAGTTCCGTGCCCACTGGCATCCCCAACGACACCCGTAAGCTCTACCTGGATGCCAACCAGCTGGCCTCAGTGCCTGCTGGTGCCTTCCAGCACCTGCCTGTCCTGGAGGAGCTGGATCTGTCCCATAATGTCCTTGCCCACCTCTCGGGGGCCGCCTTCCAGGGCCTGGAGGGCACGCTGCACCACCTCGACCTCTCTGCCAACCAGCTGGCCTCGGTGCCGGTGGGGGCCTTCGTGGGGCTGCAGATCCAGGTGAACCTGTCCTCCAACCCATGGCGCTGCGACTGTGCCCTTCAGGAGGTGCTTAGGCAGGTGAGGCTGGCACCAGGCACTGGGACAGGCATCGTTTGTGGCCCAGGAGCCCGACCAGATCTGGTGGGGCAGGAGTTCCTGCCACTGGCAGGGGAGGAAGAGCTGTGTGGGGCAGGGCGGGGCGGAGCCCGGCGGAGCACTGATGTGGCCCTGCTGGTCACCATGGGAGGCTGGCTGGCACTCGTGGTGGCTTACCTGGTCCACTACATGTGGCAGAACAGGGAGGAGACTCGACGCCCCCTCAAGCAGGCGCCCGTGCTACCCGTGTGCTCCGAGGACCCCTCCACCCTCAGCACAGTGGTCTAG